CCGAAGTGCTGTTGCACACAGGCATTATGCCATTACTCAAATGGGAAGTGGTATAAAGTTAAGTATAGGCTCAAAACCTAGCGACATCAATCACAGGCTCACAAATGTACTATGTGCTCCTACAAAATGACCGATAAAAGTAATTTGCTTTAATAATGAAGCTAAATATTTTAGCTGTTAAATTTGCACATTACAGCACACTTGGCGTGTTGTGTTGATGTCGCAAGATATTGAGACATTCACTTCTTGGTCATGATTTTCAGGTATTCCAGTGCATTTTGGGCAGCAGAAGCCTGGGCGTCTTTACTGGTCAGACCAGATCCATGGCAGACAGCGACTGGCAATGTGGAAAGCTGGACGAGACACTGGCAGAGACCAGTCATAGACTTCTCCTCAATGTCCACATATGTCACCTCAAATGATTGCTCAGAAGCAATTTCTTGCAAAAATTGCACAAAATTGAAGTCCTTGTTGTTCAATGGCGTCACCTGTAAAAAAAGTGATTTCCAAATATTAACTCAAATCATACCAGATAAAATCTCAACTATTACTAATACTGCCATCAATAGCATGCAAATACGTATAAAAACGAGCAAAAAACATGTCGGTTATCAATTCACGAAACACACATgcgtaataattaaaacatgtcGTACCTGCAACTTGGCCAGGTTGGGGCCGACAGACTGTTTGAGGTGTTTGTGAAACTGCGACACCTTGTGGCTGTGACTTGTAGTAAGAGTGGAGATTTTACTATCTTTCAAGTCGGCATAACGGGCCGCAACGCCGCCCTAGAAAACAACACGGATTATAAATATCGAGTTATATTTTTGAGCCTTCTGTCCATTCACGCCTGTATAAGCCGACCGAAAGATAGTAAAACACCTGGCCAAGTGCTAGCAATATCCTTTCAGGGGAATGATACAAAAGAACCACCTAAACAGCTATGTGcgttattatttgaaaatgtaaatattagttAGTAACATACACAATTAcactgtttttttaatgaaaactaaCATTCACTTGGAACATTTAggattgaaataattataaaatctggTTTTATCATTTACTTTCTGAACTATAAGTCAAAAATCTGTATAGGATAATGTTAAAAATTGCTGAATTTGTGGAAAATTAATGATACTAGTATGTAAGGATCAGAAAAtaggaatttaataaaattgaaagtaGCATTACCTCTTCTTCAGGCTGGAAAGATTCTGGGGGATTATCCTGCAGAGCCTGCCACATCTTGTAGGCAGCTTGACGTTTAGCCAGCTTCTTGGACTTGCCTGTACCTACTTCACGGCGTTTCAGCAGAGTGCAAACAATGGTGAACTGACGCTCATGGGGCAATCCTAATAAATAATAGCATAAAAggttctttttaatattacttgtttaaataaaaacaatacagttaatatatacaactaggtgttgctcacggCTTCACCCATATGAAAGGCCGTTCCAGCAACATTCCCTACAACATTGTATGAAGCTAGCACACAGTAggtaaatccaaaaaaataaaattcagtaatttctcatgggagcaaattaccaggataaaacgTACCCTATATATGTATTAATCTAGGACATTATCAATCTATGCTTACATCTGAATCAATTCAATAACTTCTGcattaacttctaacaaacaaccaaacatttctacaaactttaacatttataatattagtaagatattattatgttgttctAGGTAATCTACATAGTATGGCACAACAGCAACTTCTAGAGTTTACCACTCCCTACAAGCTCAAGTGATATTCTACTTTAACTTTATATCAAAATGAACTGTTCACATTATGTACTTACGCCTGTTAATATTATCATCATTCTCGGCATGGTACGATGGTGGAGGCCAGAATCGCGACATGCACAACTCTTGTAGCCAGCCCACGGGATTACCCATCAACTTGTCTTCAAAAGACGACACAACTGTGCCACTggaacagataaaaaaaaaaatattcccaaTACAGGAAAAAGCTCTTTAATATATagaattactaaaaaaaaataatactcaataggtatattaaaaacatacttgCTCATAAGTCCAACTCCTTCTGAGCTacagacaaaaaaattacattggaAATATAAACATCACAGCAGGGTTTTTTTGAAGTTGTATCTTGATGAAATCCAATACATTCTTATAGTATAGTACACTTACGGTTCTGGCAAATTTCCATTGGTGGATTGGTCAGCAGGAGCCGCTCCAGTCAACTTATCTAAAAGAGCTTTAGCAGCAGAGTGCTTTGCCTCCTTCTTGGAGCGGCCAGTCCCCAtagctaaaataatatttaaagtgattAATAGTAGTATATCTCAATAGCGAACTTTTAGTATGCATTGTAAATGTTTGCTTAGACACTTACCAGCTAAATCGGCAACAGTTACTCGGTAACGGAAGGTGGGTTCATGGATCATTCCTTCGATTTGTACAAGCTCGTACTTGGGTACTGTTCCACGCCTGGCCAAAAGCTCTTGAAGTACCGAAACAGGAGTCTTCATTGGGAGAGATTCCATTTCCtagaaatcaaaaaaaaaaaacaaacttaacttttttatacaaaatgacattgcacattattttattattttaagcatAGCAGGACTGTGTTTACCTATTAGTCGTTTTTGGCCTCTATAAGGTCTATTTTATACTCTCTTCCAGCAAAACAAAACTGTTTGTATATACCTACATCTAAAAATTAGCAACCATGTGCCAGGCATGGACCTATACGCCACATTGGGGTCGATGCACTTCAGTTgtgtataaacattttcaatagagtatagattataattgacCTTTTGACCtcttgcttttttttttattgctttcaatgacgagacgagcttgccatttgcctggtggtaagcaatacgaccgcccataaacagtagaaacaccatctgttacctttaattacaaagtattgtatgatATTCCACTGTgcccgccatcctgagacatgatatgtcaagtcttattatgtccagtagttatactggctacaatattcttcacaCCGAACCACAACAGTCTACACACTGCTATTTGACAGCAGGAATAggcattgcagtggtacctatcaAAATGGACTCTCGCATATGAAACCTGTCACTAGTAAATTTGCTTTTATATCTGTTCATTTGTATCAAAGTTTTGTCATAAATCTGCCTCCTttctctaaatattttattaaccatagttaattttttattatatgatctAGGTATCTAAATTTATGAATTCTAAAAATGCATTAAACTTTATGAAATTAGCTTCAATCATGTGAAATTAATACTTTAATCACagtttattactaaatataataaattagaattggTAATTATTTACCCTCTTAGCAGCTTCATCCAATGGCAAACGCTCCAAGTTATTTGTAGGTTTGGGTCGGTTTTGATAGCGTCTGCGAGGCCCATGCTGTGCATGTTCTCCATCAGGCCCTCCGCCATGCACTGGCATGCCAAGCACCACTCCAGGTGGCATGCCAGGCCCCACTCCATGGTGAGTGTGAACTACATTTCCGTCCATCTGTTTAATAAtagtcaaaataattttgtaatacttatttataatgcaaAATCTTCTCTTATCATTTTTCTacataaaatggaaaaatgtcACTTTAAGCTGGTTTGGGTAGAGAACTAAGGAAAcacagaattaaaattataaggatTTTTTGGATATAATACTAAAGTTATGGTATGAATTACAAtgacaatttaattaatgaatcaAAACATTTTCTATGATTCTTAAATATACACAATATTCAATTTGTTCACtgtgtataaaatttcataatttgacTAAAAACTTGGTGACACTACAGCAGATGGCACCTGTGGCTGGGCAGTGTTCCAATAAGGAAAATTGGTATAAAATCACATGCtagttcttaaaataaaaagaaaccagtatttttttttgcaataccCACATTCCTAGAATGCTATATACTATGTATTACTATCCACctcaatacaaattaaaatttagaattgCCAGCTCCTAGTTTTCTTTAGAATCATACAACTATGTGAATCATAAACATAGGAGCAAAAGACCACTTGTACCTTGTAATTCAATTAAATCATAGGTCCTTAACCTTATTTCAAGCAGAATTTTTAGTGAAGATGCTAAGCCAGTGGAATGTCTGTATTCGCTTATGTTTACATTACTTCTTATGTCTCTTCCAGGTggtctattattaaaatagtgtAAAATCCTCTAACTCAAGGGCATTGGAAAAGCCCAAGACGAAATAAAAATTTTCTACTTACATACATTTTGACTCCCTAAGTTGCTGTTCAACTGActattcacaaaataaaaggAAAGGCGAAGATTTTTAACACAAATTCACCAAACTAGACTTGAATTACTCCAACAATGTTACGAATAAAGCGATCAATATAATTCACGGCGAACATGTGATTAGTGACATGGCGGCCGGTGACTACATCAAGATGGCTACGCGCTAGCCGCATGCCGGTATCAACACCAACACGATtttcaacaaacaaacatagTATTGCATATATTTATGCCGCGAACTAAAAAGTggcaaatatttcaataaaccgtctttataaattatattttaagattgCAAATGGATTAGAAAAAGacttaccattttttttacttcttgaAGTTAATCgcaaactgtaaaaaaaataaatacaattgaacttttattaatttacacacGTAGGAAACAAATAGAAAAGTACTTCTAATGTTTTTAACATACCGCTAAAAAGCGCCCGCAGGCACGAAGAAATAAGAGGAATGAATGAAATGAGTGAATATTgaatgatgtttaattttgactgttttcaataaaacaaataaagacaaaactataatactattaatcttaataattattgtacacCGTGTCGTATTGCAGGTgcgtacttaaataatattgcataGTGTAAAGCTGGTGcctcataataataattgcacTCTGTTCTTGTAATGTCTGTCAAATTGTTTAGAACGGCAGAtgttcataattaataatattataccgtGATAAGAACGATTAGCagttatagttatatattattattattatgtaggaGAAAGAGGCAGCTTAGAACAAATGATAAGATTCCAAAATAGTTGATCATTtctaagtacatttttttaatggcaACCCTATCATCACTCACTACCTCAGATGTTCTGAGCTCACTACTACAGAATAATGACAtagccaaagagaattataatatatatggaaaattataatatatatggaaagacATAGCCATTGAAGCCATTACGAAATTAGCACTCTATAATTTCAGCTCGTCGCcatcaaacaaacaaagaaagaaagaatttatttatatttagttggctatctcggaataataattataactaagtaTAGAAGCCATGCTACAATAGCAACATgcacatgcataatatattgatattatattgttttatggcTTTGATAACGTGTCGGAAAGATTTCTTTCCGACACGTTATCAAAGCcatattttatgcatttgaaAGTTACGAGGTTTTTACCagttttcatgtatttatttatgctaGCAATGGACAATGTCACGACTTCAAACGAT
This portion of the Manduca sexta isolate Smith_Timp_Sample1 chromosome 14, JHU_Msex_v1.0, whole genome shotgun sequence genome encodes:
- the LOC115456076 gene encoding interferon-inducible double-stranded RNA-dependent protein kinase activator A homolog isoform X4, which translates into the protein MYMDGNVVHTHHGVGPGMPPGVVLGMPVHGGGPDGEHAQHGPRRRYQNRPKPTNNLERLPLDEAAKREMESLPMKTPVSVLQELLARRGTVPKYELVQIEGMIHEPTFRYRVTVADLAAMGTGRSKKEAKHSAAKALLDKLTGAAPADQSTNGNLPEPGTVVSSFEDKLMGNPVGWLQELCMSRFWPPPSYHAENDDNINRRLPHERQFTIVCTLLKRREVGTGKSKKLAKRQAAYKMWQALQDNPPESFQPEEEGGVAARYADLKDSKISTLTTSHSHKVSQFHKHLKQSVGPNLAKLQVTPLNNKDFNFVQFLQEIASEQSFEVTYVDIEEKSMTGLCQCLVQLSTLPVAVCHGSGLTSKDAQASAAQNALEYLKIMTKK
- the LOC115456076 gene encoding interferon-inducible double-stranded RNA-dependent protein kinase activator A homolog isoform X1; this translates as MYMDGNVVHTHHGVGPGMPPGVVLGMPVHGGGPDGEHAQHGPRRRYQNRPKPTNNLERLPLDEAAKREMESLPMKTPVSVLQELLARRGTVPKYELVQIEGMIHEPTFRYRVTVADLAAMGTGRSKKEAKHSAAKALLDKLTGAAPADQSTNGNLPEPSEGVGLMSNGTVVSSFEDKLMGNPVGWLQELCMSRFWPPPSYHAENDDNINRRLPHERQFTIVCTLLKRREVGTGKSKKLAKRQAAYKMWQALQDNPPESFQPEEEGGVAARYADLKDSKISTLTTSHSHKVSQFHKHLKQSVGPNLAKLQVTPLNNKDFNFVQFLQEIASEQSFEVTYVDIEEKSMTGLCQCLVQLSTLPVAVCHGSGLTSKDAQASAAQNALEYLKIMTKK
- the LOC115456076 gene encoding interferon-inducible double-stranded RNA-dependent protein kinase activator A homolog isoform X3 translates to MDGNVVHTHHGVGPGMPPGVVLGMPVHGGGPDGEHAQHGPRRRYQNRPKPTNNLERLPLDEAAKREMESLPMKTPVSVLQELLARRGTVPKYELVQIEGMIHEPTFRYRVTVADLAAMGTGRSKKEAKHSAAKALLDKLTGAAPADQSTNGNLPEPSEGVGLMSNGTVVSSFEDKLMGNPVGWLQELCMSRFWPPPSYHAENDDNINRRLPHERQFTIVCTLLKRREVGTGKSKKLAKRQAAYKMWQALQDNPPESFQPEEEGGVAARYADLKDSKISTLTTSHSHKVSQFHKHLKQSVGPNLAKLQVTPLNNKDFNFVQFLQEIASEQSFEVTYVDIEEKSMTGLCQCLVQLSTLPVAVCHGSGLTSKDAQASAAQNALEYLKIMTKK
- the LOC115456076 gene encoding interferon-inducible double-stranded RNA-dependent protein kinase activator A homolog isoform X2, yielding MMDGNVVHTHHGVGPGMPPGVVLGMPVHGGGPDGEHAQHGPRRRYQNRPKPTNNLERLPLDEAAKREMESLPMKTPVSVLQELLARRGTVPKYELVQIEGMIHEPTFRYRVTVADLAAMGTGRSKKEAKHSAAKALLDKLTGAAPADQSTNGNLPEPSEGVGLMSNGTVVSSFEDKLMGNPVGWLQELCMSRFWPPPSYHAENDDNINRRLPHERQFTIVCTLLKRREVGTGKSKKLAKRQAAYKMWQALQDNPPESFQPEEEGGVAARYADLKDSKISTLTTSHSHKVSQFHKHLKQSVGPNLAKLQVTPLNNKDFNFVQFLQEIASEQSFEVTYVDIEEKSMTGLCQCLVQLSTLPVAVCHGSGLTSKDAQASAAQNALEYLKIMTKK
- the LOC115456076 gene encoding interferon-inducible double-stranded RNA-dependent protein kinase activator A homolog isoform X5; this encodes MMDGNVVHTHHGVGPGMPPGVVLGMPVHGGGPDGEHAQHGPRRRYQNRPKPTNNLERLPLDEAAKREMESLPMKTPVSVLQELLARRGTVPKYELVQIEGMIHEPTFRYRVTVADLAAMGTGRSKKEAKHSAAKALLDKLTGAAPADQSTNGNLPEPGTVVSSFEDKLMGNPVGWLQELCMSRFWPPPSYHAENDDNINRRLPHERQFTIVCTLLKRREVGTGKSKKLAKRQAAYKMWQALQDNPPESFQPEEEGGVAARYADLKDSKISTLTTSHSHKVSQFHKHLKQSVGPNLAKLQVTPLNNKDFNFVQFLQEIASEQSFEVTYVDIEEKSMTGLCQCLVQLSTLPVAVCHGSGLTSKDAQASAAQNALEYLKIMTKK
- the LOC115456076 gene encoding interferon-inducible double-stranded RNA-dependent protein kinase activator A homolog isoform X6: MYMDGNVVHTHHGVGPGMPPGVVLGMPVHGGGPDGEHAQHGPRRRYQNRPKPTNNLERLPLDEAAKREMESLPMKTPVSVLQELLARRGTVPKYELVQIEGMIHEPTFRYRVTVADLAAMGTGRSKKEAKHSAAKALLDKLTGAAPADQSTNGNLPEPSEGVGLMSNGTVVSSFEDKLMGNPVGWLQELCMSRFWPPPSYHAENDDNINRRLPHERQFTIVCTLLKRREVGTGKSKKLAKRQAAYKMWQALQDNPPESFQPEEEVTPLNNKDFNFVQFLQEIASEQSFEVTYVDIEEKSMTGLCQCLVQLSTLPVAVCHGSGLTSKDAQASAAQNALEYLKIMTKK
- the LOC115456076 gene encoding interferon-inducible double-stranded RNA-dependent protein kinase activator A homolog isoform X7, with the translated sequence MYMDGNVVHTHHGVGPGMPPGVVLGMPVHGGGPDGEHAQHGPRRRYQNRPKPTNNLERLPLDEAAKREMESLPMKTPVSVLQELLARRGTVPKYELVQIEGMIHEPTFRYRVTVADLAAMGTGRSKKEAKHSAAKALLDKLTGAAPADQSTNGNLPEPGTVVSSFEDKLMGNPVGWLQELCMSRFWPPPSYHAENDDNINRRLPHERQFTIVCTLLKRREVGTGKSKKLAKRQAAYKMWQALQDNPPESFQPEEEVTPLNNKDFNFVQFLQEIASEQSFEVTYVDIEEKSMTGLCQCLVQLSTLPVAVCHGSGLTSKDAQASAAQNALEYLKIMTKK